CCACGTCAACCAGGTCGACGTCATTCCGCAAGGCGCCGCACCGCTCGTCTTGATCTTCTTCGCCGCTTCGAAGACTTCCGGCCAGGTCTTCGGCGGGTTATCGACGTTCAGGCCCGCCTTCTGAAAAGCGTCCTTGTTGTAATAAAGGATTGGCGAGGAGGAGTTGTACGGAAAGGACAGCATCGTTCCGTCCGGCTTCGAATAATAGGCGACGATCCCGGGCAGATATTGCGACTTGTCGAAGGTGAAGCCGCCCTTCTGGAGGATCTCCGCTGCCGGCACGATCGCACCCTCGGCGGCCATCATCGTGCCGCTGCCGGCATCGAACACCTGAATGATCGCCGGCGGCTGCTTCGACCGGAAAGCCGCGATCCCGGCATTTAGCGTCTCGGGATAGGTGCCCTTGAACACAGGCACCACCTTGTAGGTGCTCTGGCTCGCGTTGAACTCCTTGGTGAGTTCCTCGATCATTTCGTTGTTGGCACCCGTCATTGCGTGCCACCACTGCAGTTCCGTGGCGGCCTGCGCCTGAAAAGCGAAACCGAAGGCAATGGTCGTGGAAATGGAAATCAACCGCATAATATTCTCCTCCCTTGTACTCAACCAAACCCGAGACGCTCGCAGACACTCCCGATGTCAAGCGAACCACTCGTCTTCCTCTCCACTGCGTCTTCCCTTGAATCCCGATGATTCCAAGACAAAAACATGCAGCAAATCAAAGTGCTACAGCCACCTTTTCGCATCCAGCACCGCCTCGATCCAAATAGAGTAGAGCTGGCCATTGTCGAGAGCCCTCGCGGAGAGGGTCTTAAGACTCTTCCACCGGGAGAGTGCCGCATAAAAAGCGCAGGTCAAGTCAAAAGGAACATCTTCCTTGCCGCAATTGTTTTGGCGTCGGACGCAGGCGGGTGCGAATAGCGGCTCGCCCGGGAAGATTGTGAGGACGAATGACGAGAGTGCTTGTGGTCGGCGCCTCCGGCCTGATCGGCTCCGCCGTGTGCGCGGGGCTCCATGGCCGTGGAAGCGAGATCGTCCGCGCGGTCCGGCCCGGCTCGGCACCAAGCCTCCACACGGCCGGCAGGGCTCTTGAACTCGACCTTCGGTCCGTCGGCCCTGAAGACTGGCTGCCGCATCTCTCAGGTATCGACGCCGTGGTAAACTGCGCGGGAACGCTCCAGGACGGTCCGGGAGAGGATACGACGGCAGTCCATGCCCGCGGTCCCGCCTCCCTCTTCAAAGCCTGCGAGCAGGCGGGGGTGCGGCGCGTCATCCACTTTTCGGCAATGGGGGTCGACAGGGCCCAGCCGTCGCCCTTTTCGCGCACCAAGCTTCAGGGCGACGAAGCGCTGATGGCATGCGATCTCGACTGGATCATCCTGCGCCCCTCCGTCGTGCTCGGCCCTGGAGCCTACGGCGCCAGCGCTCTTTTCAGGGGCCTCGCCGCTCTGCCCTGGCTGCCGGTCATGCCGAACACCGGCTTGCTTCAGGTCGTGCGCCTCGAAGGCGTAGTGCGCACGGTCGAGATATTCGTCGACCGGAATGCTCCTTCGCGGCTTATCCTCGAGGTCGCGGGACCCGAGGCCCTGTCGTTCAAAGACGTGGTAGGCGCCTACAGGCGCTGGTTCGGATGGCCCGCTGCTCGCGTCGTGAACATGCCAACGCCGCTCGCGAACCTCACCTACAAGCTCAGCGATATCGCCGGGGCACTGGGCTGGCGACCGCCGACCCGCAGCACCGCGCAGAAGGAGATCGTGCGCGGCGCCGTCGGCGACATCCGGGCGTGGGCCGAGACGACCGGGATAGAACCGGTGGCGCTCGCAGACGCACTGGCGAGAACGCCGGTCTCCGTTCAGGAGCGCTGGTTCGCCAAGCTCTATCTGCTCAAGCCCGTCATCTTCGTCGTCCTCCCGCTCTTCTGGATCACGACGGGCGTCATCTCGCTCACATCGGGGTATGAGATCGGCGTTGATCTGATGGAACGAGGAGGCGCCGGCGTTCTTGCAGGGCCGAGCGTCATTGCCGGAGCCCTTGCCGATATCCTGATCGGCATGGCAATTGCGTTTCGCCGCACCAGCCGCATCGGCCTTTACGGCGCGCTCGGCCTCTCGCTTTTCTATGCCATCGCCGGAACGGTCCTGCTCCCGGAATTGTGGAACGAGCCGCTTGGGCCGCTTCTGAAGATCTGGCCCATCCTGGTACTGCATCTCGCTGCCCTCGCAATCCTGGAGGAGCGTTGATGCTGTACTTCGTTCTCAAGTTCCTGCACATCATCGGCGCCTCCGTCCTCCTCGGCACAGGCGCCGGGATCGCGTTCTTCATGCTTCTGGCGCATCGGACCGGCCGCACGGAAACGGTCGCGGCCGTGGCCCGCATGGTCGTCGTCGCCGATTTTCTTTTCACCGCCACCGCCGTGGTGTTGCAGCCCGTCACGGGGATCGCCCTTGCCTGGAACGTCGGCTATTCGCTCACGGAAGGATGGATCCTGCTCTCGCTTCTCCTCTACGTGATCACAGGTGCATTCTGGCTGCCGGTGGTGTGGATGCAGATGGAAATGCGCCGGCTCGCCGAAACGGCACGCAAGTCCGGCGAGCCGCTGCCGAAGCGCTATCATCAACTTTTCCGCCTATGGTTTGCCTTCGGCTTCCCGGCCTTCGGCGCCGTCGTCGCAATCTTCTGGCTCATGATCACGCGGCCGATATTCGACTGGTAATGTCGAAGGCGGGTTGACCAGATCTGAACCGGAGCACTCGCGGTTCTCCCGCCGATTGGAAAATGTGTTTTCGACCGTGGCCGCCGGCAAAGTGATCGGGTCCTCTCCTGTCGCCTGGTCCGGACGCACCGCCCGCGACGAACAGGTCGTGAGTTCCTCACTGGAGCCTAGCTTTTCAACGCGCTTTCAACCGCTTCCTTTGCCGGTGCGCCGTTAAAAGTCGTCACCCCTTCAAGCCACGGGGCGACTGCCTCGGGATGAGCCTTCAGCCAATCGGCAGCGGCTTCCTTTGGGTCTTTGCCGTCGTTCAATATCCCGTTCATGATCTCGTTTTCCATCTCCAGGGTGAAGCGCAGGTTCGTCACGAATCTCGCGACATTCGGGCATTCCTGCGCATAACCCGCCCGGATGTTGGTATAGATATCGGCACCGCCGTAGTTCGGCCCGAAATAGGCGTCCGCGCCCGAAAGGTAATCGATCTGGTAGCGCGAGTTCATCGGATGCGGAGCCCATCCGAGAAAGACGATCCACTGGTCGTCCTTTGTCGCTCTTTCGACCTCGGCGAGCATGCCCTGCTCGGATGACTCCACGAGCTCCCAGCCGGTCAGCCCGAAGTCGCCCTTTTCGATCATGTCGAGGATCATGCGGTTGCCGTTGTTGCCGGGCTCGATCCCGTAGATCTTGCGGCCGAATCTGTCGGAGAACTTCTGGAGGTCGGAAATGTCCTTGACGCCTGCATCGGCGACGTATTTCGGTACGGCGAACGTATATTTCGCGCCGGTGAGGTTCGGACCGATCACTTCGATCGACTTGTCCTCCAGGAACGGCTTGCGGTCGGCTTCCATGCTCGGCTGCCAATCCCCGAGATAGACGTCGATGTCCTTGTTCTTCATGCTCGCATAGGTGACGGGGATAGATAGGAGCTTGCTCTGCGGCGCGTAGCCGAGCGCTTCGAGAATGGTCGAGGCGACAGCCGTCGTCGACGTGATGTCGGTCCAGCCGACATCGGAGAAACGGACGGTCTTGCAGCTCTCCGGCTCAGCGGCAGCGGCGACGCCGATCGTCATGAGCAGCCCGGCGGTCATTGCAGTGATCTGTTTCAGCATTGTCATGTTCCCTCTTCTTAGGTTCTGTATGCACTGCGAAACTCACGTCAAAAGACCAGAAAGGCGGCTCACCAAAGTGCGCCGCCCGTGATCTGTATGTTCTCCATGGTGATGCCCCTGGCGCCCTCGCCGCAGAGGAAGGCGGCCAGGGCCGCTATCTCGTCGGGCTGAATGATGCGGTTCTGCGGGTTCTGGGCGGCGATATCCGACATCGCCTCCTCCATCGTCCGCCTTCTGCCCTCCCTTTCGACGACCTGCTGAACGTTGCGGCGCATCAGTTCCGTTTCAACCCAGGTCGGGCTGATCATCACGCAGGTCACGCCATGCGGCGCCCCTTCGAGGGCTACGCAGCGGGTGAGGCCGAGGAGCCCCGCCTTCGAGGCGCAATAGGCCGGGTTGTCCTTCCAGCCGACCGTGGCAGCCGTCGAGCCTATATTGATGATGCGGCCCCATTTGCGCCCGATCATCCCGGGCAGCAGCCGGCGCGTCATTCGGAATGCGCCGTTCAGATTGGTGTCGATGATCTTCAACCATAATTCGTCGGAATGGCCCGACACCGGCTGCTCGGCGGTCGTCCCTGCGGCATTGACGAGAATGTCGGCCGGGCCGCATGCGGCTTCCGCCGCCGACACGAATAGCTCGATCGCCTCGCTGTCGCGAACGTCCAGATGGCCGGCGTAAACAGCCGTGCCGCCAACGGCAAGCCGCTTCCGGACCTCGACGATCTCCTGCGGATCGGGATAGGCCGCGGCATCGCTCTGCCGCTCGGCCGCCTCGCGGACGAAGGAGCCGACGGCGATGTTGGCGCCCTCGGCAGCGAGCGCCTCCGCAATGGCCAGCCCCTGCCCCGTCAATCCGCCGGTGATGACCGCGCTGCGGCCTTTGAGCCTGCCCGTCATGACAGATCCTTCAAAGGCTTGCCCAGCCAGTCGCGATAGAAGCCTTCCAAGTCCGGCTCGAAATCATGGACGATCGGATAGCCGGGGGCCGCCGCTTCGACTTCGTGCAGATGCGCACATTCGGGGCAGAAGAACTCGCGGATCTCCATCCATTTCGGATCCGGGATATCGCTGTTCGGGTAGATTTCCCGCAAGCTCTCCTCGGTGTCGCGCACGTTGATCACCGCGTTCAGCTTCCAGTTCCCGCGATAGTCCCCGAAGGAGTGGCCGCATTCGCAGCGGGTGACCCGGCCCTCGGCGCTGTCGCAGATGAAGAGCCGGTCCCCGACCGGGAGCAGGATCGGATCACTCCAGACAACGCGGTCCTGCAGCACGGCCAGATATTTGAAGAAGCGGTCGTCGTCCTTATAGCCGCTCATGATCCGCCGCGTCTGCGCCCAGGGGAGCGTGCCGTTGACGAGGTCGTTGATGACTTCCTTCGAATATTCGGTCATGGCTCAATTCTCCCCGGCGATAACGAAATCGGAGGCAAGGCCCCAGAATTCCTTGAAACTTCTGGAAAAGCGCGGCGAGAGCTTCATCGCGCTCCGGTACATTTTGGCGACTTCCGGCGCGAAGTCCGAAGCCTCCACTCGCCGTTGCTCCCTGGCGATCCATTCCGATACCGGAATGGCTTGCTTCAGCCGCTTCTTGCGCAGTTCCGCGCGGCGGGCGACGGTCGCGTCGATGTCGGCCTGCGGATAACCTTCGGCATCCTCCTTGAGGATGATGCCGAATACCTTCTCGGCGGCTTCGCGCGTCAGGAAGCCGTTTTCCACGTCCCATGCCGTCTTGATCGGGTCGCGTTCCAACACGTCGCCGAAGCCGCCGCCGCCATTATAGGCATGGCTGAAAATGTCGCCGGCCTTGTGGGGCCGGGTGATGTAGGGACCCTCCTCCCAGACCTGCTCGCCTTTGTAGGTGCGCTCGAAATCCGAGACCAGCGGGTCGGTGCCCGGCGCATGCGCGAGCGGCTCCCGGCGTTCGGCGCGCTCGTGAATATCGGAGTTCCTGACCGCGTGATGTTTCTCGCAGGTCGGTGCCGGATAGCCGCCGCACAGGCCGCCATTGTCGAACACGCGCGAGGAATGCTCCGACGTCACGAGGCGCAGGTGATCGGTCTTGTTGATGAGCCAGGTCGAGATGAAGGCGCAGCCGCCGCGGTACTTTCC
The genomic region above belongs to Sinorhizobium meliloti and contains:
- a CDS encoding SDR family oxidoreductase, translated to MTRVLVVGASGLIGSAVCAGLHGRGSEIVRAVRPGSAPSLHTAGRALELDLRSVGPEDWLPHLSGIDAVVNCAGTLQDGPGEDTTAVHARGPASLFKACEQAGVRRVIHFSAMGVDRAQPSPFSRTKLQGDEALMACDLDWIILRPSVVLGPGAYGASALFRGLAALPWLPVMPNTGLLQVVRLEGVVRTVEIFVDRNAPSRLILEVAGPEALSFKDVVGAYRRWFGWPAARVVNMPTPLANLTYKLSDIAGALGWRPPTRSTAQKEIVRGAVGDIRAWAETTGIEPVALADALARTPVSVQERWFAKLYLLKPVIFVVLPLFWITTGVISLTSGYEIGVDLMERGGAGVLAGPSVIAGALADILIGMAIAFRRTSRIGLYGALGLSLFYAIAGTVLLPELWNEPLGPLLKIWPILVLHLAALAILEER
- a CDS encoding DUF2269 family protein; this translates as MLYFVLKFLHIIGASVLLGTGAGIAFFMLLAHRTGRTETVAAVARMVVVADFLFTATAVVLQPVTGIALAWNVGYSLTEGWILLSLLLYVITGAFWLPVVWMQMEMRRLAETARKSGEPLPKRYHQLFRLWFAFGFPAFGAVVAIFWLMITRPIFDW
- a CDS encoding choline ABC transporter substrate-binding protein, with amino-acid sequence MLKQITAMTAGLLMTIGVAAAAEPESCKTVRFSDVGWTDITSTTAVASTILEALGYAPQSKLLSIPVTYASMKNKDIDVYLGDWQPSMEADRKPFLEDKSIEVIGPNLTGAKYTFAVPKYVADAGVKDISDLQKFSDRFGRKIYGIEPGNNGNRMILDMIEKGDFGLTGWELVESSEQGMLAEVERATKDDQWIVFLGWAPHPMNSRYQIDYLSGADAYFGPNYGGADIYTNIRAGYAQECPNVARFVTNLRFTLEMENEIMNGILNDGKDPKEAAADWLKAHPEAVAPWLEGVTTFNGAPAKEAVESALKS
- a CDS encoding SDR family NAD(P)-dependent oxidoreductase, with translation MTGRLKGRSAVITGGLTGQGLAIAEALAAEGANIAVGSFVREAAERQSDAAAYPDPQEIVEVRKRLAVGGTAVYAGHLDVRDSEAIELFVSAAEAACGPADILVNAAGTTAEQPVSGHSDELWLKIIDTNLNGAFRMTRRLLPGMIGRKWGRIINIGSTAATVGWKDNPAYCASKAGLLGLTRCVALEGAPHGVTCVMISPTWVETELMRRNVQQVVEREGRRRTMEEAMSDIAAQNPQNRIIQPDEIAALAAFLCGEGARGITMENIQITGGALW
- a CDS encoding acetone carboxylase subunit gamma; this translates as MTEYSKEVINDLVNGTLPWAQTRRIMSGYKDDDRFFKYLAVLQDRVVWSDPILLPVGDRLFICDSAEGRVTRCECGHSFGDYRGNWKLNAVINVRDTEESLREIYPNSDIPDPKWMEIREFFCPECAHLHEVEAAAPGYPIVHDFEPDLEGFYRDWLGKPLKDLS